One segment of Cynocephalus volans isolate mCynVol1 chromosome 8, mCynVol1.pri, whole genome shotgun sequence DNA contains the following:
- the LOC134384426 gene encoding LOW QUALITY PROTEIN: liprin-alpha-1-like (The sequence of the model RefSeq protein was modified relative to this genomic sequence to represent the inferred CDS: deleted 1 base in 1 codon), protein MMREVMPTISEAEGSPGGSGSHASGSPSQADTDSYFEQLMVSTLEQRDRLLDTLRETQETLALTQGKLHDVIHERDSLQSQLKTALPQEFAALMKELNVCREELLEREEEIAELKAERNNTRLLLEHLECLVSRHERSLRMTVVKRQAQSPAGVSSEVVVLKALKSLFEHHKALDEKVRERLRVALERCGLLEEELGATHKELMILKERNKQKKTLTEGALDMNREQENTPSTNGKRSSVGSLSHEEDLAKVIELQEVIDKQLREQSQMKEHLAALSSHVAELEEDLYTAREDLIKSEEMNLKLQRDIREAMAQKEDMEERITTLEKCSLAAQREAMSVHDLNDKLENEIANKDSMHRQTEDKNRQLQEQLELVEQKLQQTMRKAETLPEVEAELAQRVAALSKAEERQGNTEERLRQMEAQLEEKNQELQRARQREKMNEEHNKSLSDTVDKLLSESNERLQLHLKERMAALEEKNSLLGEVENAKKQLEDTQHDKDQLVLIIKALRAELDQMRLRGASLHHGRPHLGSVPDFRCPVADSHTHSYSTSAVLRRPQKGRLAALWDEPSKVQILNEEDWERAQQASVLANAAQAFESDVEVSDGEDEDAMDVRNSTGSQDGPVSNPSSSNSIQDSRHKAPKKKGIKSSISRLFGKKEKGRPGQAGKESLRHPAVSKTDNASQDTLSLSKLGGQDEKNRKLPKKHELLDEAQRQGLPFAQWDGPTVVVWLELWVGMPPWYVAACRANVKSGAIMSTLSDTEMKREIGISNPLHRLKLRLAIQEIMSLTSPSSPPTSRTTLTYGDMNHEWIGNEWLPSLGLPQYCSYFMQCLVDARMLDHLTKKDLRGQLKMVDGFHRNSFQCGMMCLRRLNYDRKELERKREESQHEVKDVLVWSNDRVIRWILSIGLKEYAKNLLGSGVHGALLALDETFDFNALALLLRIPTRNTQARAVLQREFNNLLVMGTDRRFDEDDDKSFRRAPSWGKKFRGKDIRGLAAASMSIHAINILSYQFMFLYLILVFQMNVL, encoded by the exons ATGATGCGTGAGGTGATGCCAACCATCAGTGAAGCCGAAGGCTccccaggaggaagtgggagcCATGCGTCCGGCTCCCCTTCACAGGCAGACACAGATTCATATTTTGAACAGTTGATGGTCTCCACGCTAGAACAAAGGGACCGACTTCTTGACACTCTTAGAGAGACTCAAGAAACGCTGGCATTAACCCAGGGGAAATTACACGATGTTATTCATGAAAGAGATTCCTTGCAGAGCCAGCTCAAAACTGCACTTCCACAGGAGTTTGCTGCACTTATGAAGGAACTGAATGTATGCAGGGAGGAGCTCcttgaaagggaagaagaaattgctgaactgaaagcagaaaggaacaaCACCAGGCTGCTTTTAGAACATCTGGAATGCCTTGTCTCTAGGCACGAGAGGTCTCTCAGGATGACCGTGGTGAAGAGACAGGCACAGTCCCCAGCAGGTGTGTCCAGCGAAGTCGTAGTGCTCAAAGCACTGAAGTCCTTGTTTGAGCACCACAAAGCTCTGGAtgaaaaggtgagagagagatTACGAGTAGCACTTGAAAGGTGTGGTTTGTTAGAAGAAGAATTAGGTGCCACACACAAAGAGCTAATGATTCTTAAAGAAcggaataagcagaaaaaaacactaacagaAGGAGCACTTGACATGAACCGTGAACAAGAAAATACCCCGAGCACGAATGGAAAGAGATCTTCTGTTGGTTCGTTAAGCCACGAGGAGGACCTTGCTAAAGTAATAGAGCTCCAGGAAGTCATAGACAAGCAATTGAGGGAGCAGAGCCAAATGAAAGAGCACCTGGCCGCCCTCTccagtcacgtggcagagctggaggaagatctctacacggccagggaagacttgatcaaatctgaggagatgaacttGAAATTGCAAAGGGAC ATTCGAGAAGCCATGGCCCaaaaggaagacatggaagagagaatcactaCTCTTGAAAAATGCTCCCTCGCTGCACAGCGTGAAGCCATGTCTGTGCATGACCTCAATGataaacttgaaaatgaaattgcaaacaAAGATTCTATGCATCGCCAGACCGAGGATAAAAACCGCCAGTTACAGGAACAGCTGGAATTAGTggagcaaaagctgcagcagacCATGAGGAAAGCCGAGACACTCCCGGAGGTGGAGGCGGAGCTGGCGCAGAGGGTGGCAGCGCTCTCGAAGGCTGAAGAGAGACAGGGCAACACTGAAGAAAGGTTAAGACAGATGGAGGCGCAGCTGGAGGAAAAGAACCAAGAACTGCAGCgggcaaggcagagagaaaaaatgaatgaagagcatAATAAAAGTTTATCAGACACTGTTGACAAGCTTCTTTCAGAATCTAATGAGAGGCTCCAGCTTCATCTGAAAGAGAGAATGGCTGCTCTAGAAGAAAAGAATTCTCTGTTAGGAgaagttgaaaatgcaaaaaagcaatTGGAAGATACACAACATGATAAGGATCAGCTCGTCTTAATCATTAAAGCATTGAGGGCTGAACTAGACCAAATGAGACTAAGAGGTGCTTCACTTCATCATGGCCGACCCCACTTGGGCAGTGTCCCAGATTTCAGGTGCCCTGTGGCAGACAGTCACACACATTCCTACAGCACCAGTGCAGTGTTGCGGCGCCCCCAGAAAGGCCGCCTAGCTGCTCTATGGGATGAGCCTTCCAAGGTACAAATTCTTAATGAAGAGGATTGGGAACGTGCCCAACAGGCTAGTGTCTTAGCAAATGCAGCACAAGCTTTTGAGAGCGATGTCGAAGTGTCTGATGGTGAAGATGAGGACGCCATGGACGTGAGAAACTCGACAGGCTCCCAGGACGGTCCCGTGAGCAATCCCAGCAGTAGTAACAGCATCCAGGACTCGCGCCacaaagccccaaagaagaaGGGTATCAAGTCCTCTATCAGCCGCTTGTttggcaagaaagaaaagggccGACCTGGACAAGCTGGCAAAGAATCATTACGACACCCTGCTGTTTCAAAGACAGATAATGCATCTCAAGATACCTTGTCACTGAGCAAATTGGGAGGACAGGATGAAAAAAATCGTAAACTTCCAAAAAAGCATGAATTGCTCGATGAAGCCCAAAGACAAGGTTTGCCTTTTGCCCAGTGGGATGGGCCGACCGTAGTTGTGTGGTTGGAGCTCTGGGTGGGGATGCCCCCCTGGTATGTGGCTGCCTGCCGAGCCAATGTGAAGAGCGGGGCCATCATGTCAACCCTGTCGGACACCGAGATGAAGCGTGAGATCGGCATCAGCAACCCCCTGCATAGGCTGAAGCTGAGGCTGGCCATCCAAGAGATCATGTCTCTTACCAGCCCGTCCAGCCCTCCCACGTCACGAACAACACTCACATATGGGGACATGAACCACGAGTGGATTGGGAATGAGTGGCTGCCCAGCCTGGGCCTCCCTCAGTACTGCAGCTACTTCATGCAGTGCCTGGTGGACGCCAGGATGCTGGACCACCTGACCAAGAAGGACCTCCGCGGGCAGCTGAAAATGGTCGACGGTTTCCACAGAAACAGTTTCCAGTGTGGAATGATGTGCCTGAGAAGATTAAACTATGACcgaaaagaactggaaagaaaaagagaagaaagtcagcaTGAAGTAAAAGATGTGCTTGTTTGGAGCAATGATCGAGTGATTCGCTGGATCCTGTCAATTGGCCTTAAAGAATATGCAAAGAATCTTTTAGGGAGTGGTGTTCACGGTGCCCTTCTGGCCTTAGATGAAACCTTTGACTTCAACGCACTGGCGCTATTGTTACGGATCCCAACGCGGAATACACAGGCTCGTGCTGTCTTACAAAGAGAATTTAACAACCTTTTGGTCATGGGGACTGACAGAAGGtttgatgaagatgatgataaaAGC TTTAGGAGAGCAccttcatggggaaaaaaatttagAGGAAAGGACATTCGTGGCTTAGCTGCTGCATCCATGTCCATCCATGCTATAAATATCCTTTCATATCAATTCATGTTCTTATacctaattttagtttttcaaatgaatgtacTGTAA